The Nocardia sp. NBC_00508 nucleotide sequence CTTCGGCGGCGGATTAACAGTTTGCGGCTCAGTCGAGGATGTTCATCGCCAACGCGAACAACATCAGGGCGGGCATCACGCTCACGGCCAGCCAACTGAAGCGGATCCAGTTCAGTCCAGGCGTTCTCGGGGGTTTGGGTGCGATCGCCCCTGGCAGGAGGTAGAACCCAGGTGAGCGATAGTAGACCGGTGTTCGACATCCGGGTTCTACCGGTACGACGGCTTCCGCTGGACCCATATCGAAATCCCATGCCTTCATGAGAATTACCAAGGCCGCGTGGGGTCTCCGCGTAAGGACTTCGATGCGGTACAGACCCGGGGCCAGAGGAACGAAGGTCGATCCCCAGGAGGAGGCGTTCGGTACTTCGTTGCCGTTCACATATATTCGCGGTCCGGTTGCCGCGTAGAGGGGCGCCACCAACCACCACCGGAAGTAGGAGGTGTCGACCACGACCCCGGTCTGCCCTGGCTCCGGCCGGTAGGCTTCCACCGGGTGACGCTCGACGTTCTGAAAGAACCGAAGCCTCGGCCGGTCAACGGTATGCATCGGCGGCGGCACATAGTGGGTGGCCCCGCCATACGAATGGACTTCCGGCGCACCGTGCGGTTGTGGTTGAAATGTGTTGTGCAGCATGGGCGGCCCGCCCCCGTGCGGTTGAGTCGGGCCGCCGTGGCCCGCATGGCCAACGTGTGGTGGAGGCGGGTATGGCTGGCTCCCGGGACCGCCGACATATGAGCCCGGCCGTTGCTCGTTGTTCACAGTGTGTGATTCCTTTTCGGTGGTGGCAGCTCTTCGCAAGCAATTCGCCAGGGACCAACCGGACTCAGGTGTCACGCTTGCGCAGGTTGGTTTTCCTTGCCCAGGAGTGCGTGCAGGACGGCGGTAACAGCCTGGGCGAGCGTATTCACGTCCTTGAAGGCTGCCAACATGTCATAAAGCAACTTGGAAATCTTCAAACCGTCGCGGCCGATCCTGAGCATTACCGCCGCGGCGACATGTGGTCCCGCGGCACCCATGGAAAGTGCCAGCTCGATGGTGTAGCCGATCAGCGCCCCTGCCAGGCTGGTCAGAATGTCCTGCACCATCTTCCGGAACGCCTTGACGATCTTCGACACGGTTTCCATGATTTCGCCAAGCGTGGCTGCTATCCCACCAGCCCCAGAAATCTGGTCGATAAGGTCCGTGGCCCGGTTTCGGTAGGCTTCTCCGGCGCTCCCGGTCCATGTCGCGATGTCGGCCTCCACCCCCGATTTCCATGTCGTGCTCATACCAGTCAGCTCTTCAGCGACTTTCTTCCAGGTATCGGAATACGCCTGCACCATCTTGTCGTTTCCGGCGAGCCCGTCCAGCTGTTTCCGGTAGGGCTCGACGTGCGTCAGCATCCATCCGGCAATCTGATCGCCCACGAATCCGAAGGGATCGAATCCTACTGCAGTTGCAGCTACACCGATGCCGCCGGTGACCGATTCGAATGTCTTGCCGTTTCGAAAATTCGCGTACGCCTCCCATGCGTCACCGGCAATGGTGCCGGACAAGATGCCTGGGAGCTTGGTCTCCTCGTCCTGCTTCAGCCCGATGTCGTGCATCCAGAAGACGGTCTCCTGGAAATACTCCTCCCGGTAGTCGGTCTCGGCCTTGGCCAGCAGCCGGTTGTTCTCGGGCTTCTTCGGGTCGTCGAAACCGGGAGTGTTCTCATTGAGCCAATCGCCTATCCTCGTGCTCACTTCGGGCCTCCCGGTGCATCTGCGATGGTCTCGCGCAGCTCGGTCACCGACCTGCCGAATGCGCCGTCCTTGTCTTCGAATGTCGTTGCGACGGTGATGAGTTTGTCCGGCAGCACCGCGACGTCCTCCGCAAGCTTGCGTATCACGTCGACGGTTTTCCGGTGTTTCTCGTCCAACACCATGTGCACCAGCGGCCGGGGAATCTCCCCGAAACCGTCGTCCGCGGCGCCGAGATAGGTGGCGGCTTCGAGCGACACCTGCAAACTCTCCATGAGTGTTTGCAGCTTGGAGGCGTGACTGCGTACTTCTTCGGGGTCGACGGAGATCGCGTCAGGATTGGTCACGGTCACACCAACCAAGAACGGTTGTAGTACTCGGTCTCCGGGTCGGGTTCATCCGGGACAACGATCTGCTCACGGTTGGGTTTACGACTACGTGGCGGCTCGGTCGATCGCGAGAGCGTCGACGCCGCCCCGGGCTGCGCCGGGAAGTAAGGACGCACCCCCGAAGGCGGTACATCGCCGGACGGAGGGAGTGCGGGGCGTTCGATCGGAGCAGCTGCCTGCGGCTCGGGATCGGGAAACCGCTGGGCGTACTGATCGATGATCGCGACGCCTGCCTCGTCGTCCCCGACGGTGTTCTGCACGAGTTCGGTTACCTCCGTGCGCAATACCGAGTGTGCTCGTCGCAGACAGGACATGATCTCGTCGGACAGCACCGCCGGGTCCATCCCTCGCGAACCCGCCGATAGGTTGATCGCCGTCGGTACGCCGCTGCTTTCCACGGTGACACTGACACGGCCATCGCCACTGGACTCGGTGACCGTCAGGGCCGTCATGCGCCCCTGCAACTCCTGAAACCGGCCGGCTCGACGCTCAAAATCCGCCGCCAACTGCGCAAAGTCCTCCGCAGCACGCTCCGGATCGAATCCGTCCATCAACACCTCCCACTTCGCAACTACCTACTCCGACTGACCCGCCGCTGTGCAGATCGCACACCGACATCGTTCGCTGGGTCCATCACTTGATACTGACGCAGCGCGGGGACGATCGGTTCCATCTGAATTCTGCCGCTTCCTCGTAGCCGCACGGCCCTGGCGGACGATGTACGACACGCCGTTCGTCAGCCCGCGCACAGAGCGAACCGCAGGTGTCGCGGACGACCGATTGAGCGAGAGCAATATACGTTGTCACACAGAGTTTTCGGATGCCGCGCCACTGGCCGATCTCAGTCGATGGCCGTGCTGGGCGGCGATGTCGGTGGGCGGGGGCGGCGGATGACGAACACGACGGTGCGCGCCATCGGCCGCTTGCCGTTTCGCCGACGATGTCGTCAGGTACCGATGCGATGCGAGCAGAACGACACCGGCGGCTGCGTGTGCCGGATTTCGGCGGTCTCGCCGTATTTGCTGTTCGCGGTGTTGCAGACCGTGTAGTCGAGGCGCTCGACGCGGGTGTTCACCTGGTACGCCCCCGGTGTTGAACACGGCACCTTCCGCAAATCGAATACGTCGAAATCCCTGTACCTCAGGTTGTTGAAGCAGTCACCGATCTGAGCGTTCAGCTGGGTGCAGACGTAGCTCGCCTTGTTGGCCCCGCCCCGGTTGGACCGGCTGAACGCGTAGTCAGGGCACCTTACGGTCGATGCTTCGCGCACGA carries:
- a CDS encoding WXG100-like domain-containing protein, which produces MSTRIGDWLNENTPGFDDPKKPENNRLLAKAETDYREEYFQETVFWMHDIGLKQDEETKLPGILSGTIAGDAWEAYANFRNGKTFESVTGGIGVAATAVGFDPFGFVGDQIAGWMLTHVEPYRKQLDGLAGNDKMVQAYSDTWKKVAEELTGMSTTWKSGVEADIATWTGSAGEAYRNRATDLIDQISGAGGIAATLGEIMETVSKIVKAFRKMVQDILTSLAGALIGYTIELALSMGAAGPHVAAAVMLRIGRDGLKISKLLYDMLAAFKDVNTLAQAVTAVLHALLGKENQPAQA
- a CDS encoding type VII secretion target yields the protein MTNPDAISVDPEEVRSHASKLQTLMESLQVSLEAATYLGAADDGFGEIPRPLVHMVLDEKHRKTVDVIRKLAEDVAVLPDKLITVATTFEDKDGAFGRSVTELRETIADAPGGPK
- a CDS encoding YbaB/EbfC family nucleoid-associated protein → MTALTVTESSGDGRVSVTVESSGVPTAINLSAGSRGMDPAVLSDEIMSCLRRAHSVLRTEVTELVQNTVGDDEAGVAIIDQYAQRFPDPEPQAAAPIERPALPPSGDVPPSGVRPYFPAQPGAASTLSRSTEPPRSRKPNREQIVVPDEPDPETEYYNRSWLV